The proteins below are encoded in one region of Prosthecobacter dejongeii:
- a CDS encoding RtcB family protein: protein MNSQSLTRLGIPEGAALDFGLAFAANHASSGGDPSRLEEDICAIIADPAAFLGDPLREALARALYVPANKQRDALAPWQQWGSGLEAGAVQQLANACALPVAVAGALMPDAHQGYGLPIGGVLATDQCVIPYAVGVDIACRMRLSVYDRKANIIPGQKGRLANILERETNFGMGGAFKDKRNHEVMDEDWNVSPITRRFKDKAWAQLGTSGSGNHFVEFGAFEVTVDQVEALKQSGFDMPPGEYLALLSHSGSRGAGAQVCQHYSHIATERRYDLPKDMKHLSWLTFEEEAGQEYWAAMNLMGRYAAANHELIHKTIAKKVGAHVILDIENHHNFAWKEIHVIQGQEREVVVHRKGATPAAMGELGVIPGSMATPGFVVRGRGQAGSLNSASHGAGRVMSRAEAKQSFTWGGVRKQLAAAGVELLSAGIDEVPGVYKDIHNVMAAQQDLVEVLGQFQPRIVKMCPAGDKAED from the coding sequence ATGAACTCTCAATCACTCACCCGCCTCGGCATTCCCGAGGGGGCAGCGCTGGACTTTGGTCTGGCGTTCGCTGCCAATCATGCCAGCTCTGGCGGCGATCCCTCCCGGCTGGAGGAAGACATCTGCGCCATCATCGCAGATCCTGCGGCTTTTCTAGGTGACCCTTTGCGCGAGGCTTTGGCCCGGGCTCTGTATGTGCCTGCTAACAAACAGCGCGATGCCCTGGCCCCCTGGCAGCAGTGGGGTTCGGGTCTGGAAGCTGGGGCTGTGCAGCAACTGGCGAATGCCTGCGCGCTGCCGGTCGCAGTGGCGGGGGCGCTGATGCCGGATGCACATCAGGGATACGGCCTGCCCATCGGAGGGGTGCTGGCAACGGATCAATGCGTGATCCCCTACGCCGTGGGCGTGGACATCGCCTGTCGCATGAGGTTGAGCGTTTATGATCGAAAGGCTAACATCATCCCCGGGCAGAAAGGTCGCCTCGCCAACATCTTGGAACGTGAAACCAACTTTGGCATGGGAGGTGCGTTTAAAGACAAACGGAATCACGAGGTGATGGATGAGGACTGGAATGTCAGTCCCATCACTCGACGGTTCAAAGACAAGGCCTGGGCGCAGCTCGGCACGAGTGGTTCGGGGAATCACTTCGTCGAATTCGGTGCCTTTGAAGTCACCGTGGATCAGGTGGAGGCGCTGAAGCAATCCGGTTTCGACATGCCGCCCGGTGAATACCTAGCCCTGCTCTCCCACAGTGGATCGCGAGGTGCAGGGGCGCAGGTGTGCCAGCATTACAGCCACATCGCTACGGAGCGGCGCTACGACCTGCCGAAGGACATGAAGCACCTGTCCTGGCTGACCTTTGAGGAAGAAGCGGGCCAGGAATACTGGGCTGCCATGAACCTCATGGGGCGCTATGCGGCGGCTAACCATGAATTGATCCACAAAACCATCGCCAAAAAAGTGGGGGCCCATGTGATCCTCGACATCGAAAATCATCACAACTTTGCCTGGAAGGAGATACACGTCATCCAGGGCCAGGAGCGCGAGGTGGTAGTGCATCGCAAAGGGGCCACCCCAGCGGCGATGGGGGAACTGGGTGTCATCCCCGGTTCCATGGCGACACCTGGATTTGTAGTGAGAGGCCGCGGGCAAGCGGGCTCTCTGAACAGCGCCTCCCATGGGGCTGGACGGGTGATGAGCCGGGCGGAGGCCAAGCAGAGCTTCACCTGGGGCGGTGTGAGGAAACAACTCGCCGCAGCTGGGGTCGAGCTGCTCAGCGCCGGCATTGATGAAGTGCCTGGGGTTTATAAGGACATCCACAACGTCATGGCCGCGCAGCAAGATCTAGTGGAAGTGCTAGGGCAGTTCCAGCCGCGCATTGTGAAAATGTGCCCGGCGGGAGACAAGGCGGAAGATTGA
- a CDS encoding HNH endonuclease codes for MNDVLNKSTVLVLNRNWQAIGVKSPADAFSMMAAGNATALNISAEDDMTPVTWQDWMRLPVNEGDNAIGTVHGPVRVPTVLVLARFDRVPKRRPKFCAKAIWERDGGVCQYTGRKLKPNEGNIDHIVPVSRGGKSTWDNCVLADKKVNSKKGSKLPEEAGLKLLRRPSAPRELPVTQLIRNTYQVRDWEVFLAHAGIFQTDRAVS; via the coding sequence ATGAATGATGTGTTGAACAAATCTACTGTCCTAGTTTTGAATCGAAACTGGCAAGCCATCGGTGTGAAATCACCTGCCGATGCCTTTAGCATGATGGCCGCTGGCAATGCCACAGCGCTGAACATCTCCGCTGAAGATGACATGACCCCCGTCACCTGGCAGGACTGGATGCGCCTGCCGGTGAATGAGGGGGACAATGCCATCGGCACGGTCCACGGTCCGGTGCGTGTGCCCACCGTCCTGGTGCTGGCGCGTTTTGACCGTGTGCCCAAGCGCCGGCCGAAGTTCTGTGCCAAGGCCATCTGGGAGCGCGATGGTGGCGTGTGCCAATACACCGGACGCAAGCTGAAGCCTAACGAAGGGAACATTGACCACATCGTGCCGGTTTCTCGCGGAGGCAAAAGCACCTGGGATAACTGTGTGCTGGCCGATAAAAAGGTGAATAGCAAAAAGGGCAGCAAGCTGCCAGAAGAAGCGGGGCTGAAACTCCTGCGCCGCCCTTCTGCCCCCCGTGAACTGCCCGTGACCCAGCTCATTCGCAATACCTACCAAGTTCGCGATTGGGAAGTGTTCCTGGCTCACGCTGGCATCTTCCAGACGGACCGCGCCGTGAGCTAA
- a CDS encoding peroxiredoxin, which produces MKHTLTLLALAASLCTSALAGEGEKVSLPAPQVSGTNQDGKTVAFADVYAKGPTVVFFYPKANTPGCTKQACSLRDAFADLSKDGVQVLGVSFDKPEAQKKFKDDFTLPYDLIADPEGKIVDAFKVDRIVKGSMNLASRQAFLIKGDKIVWKDSKASTAEQAADIKRVLAETK; this is translated from the coding sequence ATGAAACACACCCTCACTCTCCTCGCCCTCGCCGCCAGCCTCTGCACCAGCGCCCTCGCCGGCGAAGGTGAAAAAGTCAGTCTGCCTGCCCCGCAGGTCTCCGGCACCAATCAGGATGGCAAAACTGTGGCCTTTGCCGACGTGTATGCGAAAGGCCCCACGGTCGTCTTCTTTTACCCGAAGGCCAACACCCCCGGCTGCACCAAGCAGGCCTGCTCTCTCCGCGATGCCTTTGCCGATCTGAGCAAAGACGGCGTGCAGGTGCTAGGCGTGTCCTTTGACAAACCGGAAGCGCAAAAGAAATTCAAGGACGACTTCACCCTGCCCTACGACCTCATCGCCGATCCCGAAGGCAAGATCGTGGATGCCTTCAAGGTGGACCGCATCGTCAAAGGCAGCATGAATCTCGCCAGCCGCCAGGCCTTCCTGATCAAGGGCGACAAGATCGTCTGGAAAGACTCCAAAGCCTCCACGGCTGAACAGGCCGCCGACATCAAGCGCGTGCTGGCTGAAACAAAGTAA
- a CDS encoding TatD family hydrolase has protein sequence MFYDAHNHLQDARLAEWRTQGLAALATDLPLAEAVVNGCTEADWPGVAALAQAHAWVRPSFGLHPWYVAARGAGWLATLEHWLHIFPEAAVGEIGLDRWVENHDVPTQVACFHAQLALAVKLERPATIHCLRAWGLLEESLRNQPLPARGFLLHSYSGPVEMVPGWVKKGAYFSLSPAFGQARKAAQRATFQAVPLDRLLAETDAPDMPPPPELNDHPLGPATAPLNHPANLRVSYTLLAEIRGMPLAELIGHIEANHRRLFGQPR, from the coding sequence ATGTTCTACGATGCCCACAACCATCTCCAGGATGCTCGTTTGGCAGAGTGGCGCACGCAGGGGCTGGCCGCTCTAGCCACAGACCTGCCGCTAGCAGAGGCGGTGGTGAATGGCTGCACGGAGGCCGACTGGCCCGGTGTGGCCGCCCTGGCCCAGGCCCACGCGTGGGTGCGGCCCTCCTTTGGCCTGCACCCCTGGTATGTGGCGGCGCGGGGGGCGGGCTGGCTGGCCACGCTGGAGCACTGGCTGCACATTTTTCCCGAAGCGGCTGTGGGAGAGATCGGCCTGGATCGCTGGGTGGAAAATCACGATGTGCCCACGCAGGTGGCCTGCTTCCACGCGCAGCTCGCCCTGGCCGTGAAGCTGGAGCGCCCCGCCACCATCCACTGCCTGCGTGCCTGGGGCCTGCTGGAGGAGAGCCTACGCAACCAGCCGCTGCCCGCGCGCGGTTTCCTGCTGCACTCTTACAGCGGCCCGGTGGAGATGGTGCCTGGGTGGGTGAAAAAAGGCGCGTACTTTTCCCTCTCGCCCGCGTTTGGCCAGGCACGCAAAGCGGCCCAGCGCGCCACCTTTCAGGCCGTGCCGCTGGATCGCCTGCTGGCCGAAACGGATGCGCCGGACATGCCCCCACCACCGGAGCTGAATGACCACCCTCTGGGCCCCGCCACCGCGCCGCTGAATCACCCCGCGAATCTGCGGGTGAGCTACACCCTACTGGCTGAGATACGCGGCATGCCGTTGGCAGAGCTCATCGGCCACATCGAGGCAAACCACCGACGTCTTTTCGGCCAGCCGAGGTGA
- a CDS encoding ankyrin repeat domain-containing protein, with translation MKAFLCALMSVVGLSACTELQSHSFDRAFAEAVVSNDTRTLFSTCNRTNATRPINGLQPIYYVASHGNEDAIDLLYNSGASLKTRSPEGRSLAYAAAVNGHSATAAKLVKIGGGSSSDLAAGRAQWQRNREQKKAHDAMMIAGMAWIANQMFQDSISNDAKSESDKRLEYFQHLQMDRMNGTTSH, from the coding sequence ATGAAAGCCTTTCTTTGTGCTCTAATGAGTGTGGTCGGATTATCTGCTTGCACAGAACTTCAAAGTCATTCGTTTGATCGTGCCTTTGCCGAAGCTGTCGTGAGTAATGACACCAGGACACTTTTTTCGACCTGCAATCGCACCAATGCCACACGCCCTATCAATGGGTTGCAGCCCATTTATTATGTCGCGAGCCACGGCAATGAGGATGCGATAGACCTGCTCTATAACAGTGGAGCATCGCTCAAAACGCGCAGTCCTGAAGGCCGATCTTTGGCTTATGCGGCTGCGGTGAATGGACATTCTGCCACGGCTGCTAAATTAGTTAAAATCGGCGGTGGCAGTTCCTCAGACCTCGCCGCAGGTCGTGCCCAGTGGCAGCGTAACAGAGAGCAGAAAAAGGCCCATGATGCGATGATGATCGCGGGCATGGCTTGGATAGCAAATCAGATGTTTCAAGACAGCATCTCCAATGACGCCAAGTCTGAAAGCGATAAGAGGCTGGAATACTTTCAACATCTGCAAATGGATCGAATGAACGGGACTACCAGTCACTAA
- a CDS encoding glycine zipper domain-containing protein gives MNIPYLTSHAFTTLFKRLSCCVMAGTFLNSCAEVARTLEDPNRMAVLGGLTGAVIGSATSNGQNSQQRALMGSLIGAGAGAGVSLLYKASLQQRQYAQEQANYALASNNSVMRGVKASGASYVAVPVQGDSQTGSKRAMVRVKVRQRSDGSFVAGKAEEKSYPVTTARNGSVVNVGGQNAVFYTP, from the coding sequence ATGAATATTCCTTACCTCACCTCACATGCATTCACCACTCTTTTTAAACGCCTGTCATGCTGTGTCATGGCTGGCACTTTTTTAAATTCCTGTGCAGAAGTCGCTCGAACTTTGGAGGATCCTAACCGCATGGCTGTCTTGGGCGGTCTGACCGGGGCGGTCATCGGCAGCGCTACAAGTAATGGTCAAAACAGTCAGCAGCGGGCACTTATGGGCAGTCTCATCGGCGCTGGGGCTGGGGCGGGTGTTTCCTTGCTTTACAAAGCCTCTTTGCAACAAAGACAGTATGCGCAGGAGCAGGCGAACTATGCCCTGGCATCCAACAACAGCGTGATGCGTGGGGTGAAAGCCTCTGGCGCGAGTTACGTCGCCGTCCCAGTGCAAGGAGACTCTCAGACGGGTTCCAAACGCGCGATGGTGCGTGTCAAAGTGCGTCAACGGTCTGACGGCTCTTTCGTCGCAGGAAAGGCCGAGGAGAAATCTTACCCGGTGACCACTGCTAGAAATGGTTCGGTGGTAAACGTTGGCGGTCAGAATGCTGTTTTTTATACCCCCTAA
- a CDS encoding serine/threonine-protein kinase encodes MPDEPSVEGGSVSLTPSVMGQLLAAADSEVIRSLRQWQPPEVDELRKALPDYEISHLLGRGGMGAVYRGCQPHLQRTVAIKVLPAQLEQDDLQYTARFRQEAQVMASLNHPHIVNVYESGETADGLLYFVMEYLDGVDVARLIAQEGKLDFATALNITLAVCEALSAAHAYGVIHRDIKPSNIMMDHAGRVKVLDFGLAKLITENAHHFSGVLLGLGTPGYAAPEMHNRDIQVDQRADIYGLGATLYQMLTGRVPQGVLSLPAATDHGLEARCWPVIAKALQADPQLRYPTASLLAEDVKALLKKPSRQPLGKGLFLALLLALFLGGYFLKRTSDSAPSAGDSVISTRPPMVSETDAAVGPLLEPGTPKVSPDGWHSLLLEKPELVSLFKISHIGEGWYDIGSGFAPLVKEEHAALRLKARIMHPLAGRIILFSRWNEDHPHKLTLYPHPSGKKLPQQYRNEPTTALLDRAWYGYQVNCATRFGSDLLFEGWVNTTQRINGKISPKGFMPSAMITLGPSGKMEYEIELQSFSDQLRVLIDGKLIQAVSGVTLPHGWLAINTQGGNEIKYLEWRPLTPQGQPR; translated from the coding sequence ATGCCGGATGAGCCTTCAGTCGAGGGGGGCTCCGTTTCGCTTACGCCCTCGGTCATGGGGCAACTCCTGGCCGCCGCAGACAGTGAGGTGATCCGTTCTCTGCGCCAGTGGCAACCTCCCGAGGTGGATGAATTGCGAAAAGCCCTGCCAGACTATGAAATCAGTCACTTGTTAGGTCGGGGTGGCATGGGCGCGGTTTATCGAGGCTGCCAACCGCACCTGCAAAGAACCGTGGCGATCAAGGTCCTACCCGCTCAACTGGAGCAGGATGACCTGCAATACACCGCACGCTTTCGCCAAGAGGCCCAGGTGATGGCCAGCCTGAATCATCCCCACATCGTCAATGTTTATGAATCGGGCGAAACTGCCGATGGACTGCTTTATTTCGTGATGGAGTACCTAGATGGTGTGGATGTAGCGCGCCTCATCGCTCAGGAGGGCAAACTTGATTTCGCCACAGCTCTCAACATCACTCTTGCGGTGTGTGAGGCTTTAAGTGCCGCTCATGCATACGGTGTCATTCATCGTGATATCAAGCCCTCAAACATCATGATGGATCACGCAGGCCGAGTGAAGGTGCTGGACTTCGGCTTGGCCAAGCTCATCACAGAAAACGCCCATCATTTTTCCGGTGTCTTGTTAGGCCTGGGCACGCCTGGTTATGCAGCTCCTGAAATGCATAACCGAGACATCCAGGTAGATCAGCGTGCAGACATTTATGGCCTTGGGGCCACGCTTTACCAGATGCTAACGGGCCGTGTTCCTCAGGGCGTGCTTAGCTTGCCCGCCGCTACAGATCATGGACTAGAGGCGCGGTGCTGGCCGGTGATCGCCAAGGCGCTGCAGGCAGATCCGCAGTTAAGGTATCCAACGGCCTCTTTACTGGCAGAAGATGTCAAAGCCCTCTTGAAAAAACCTTCGCGTCAACCTCTGGGGAAGGGGCTCTTTCTCGCCCTCCTACTCGCACTTTTTCTTGGGGGTTATTTTTTGAAACGCACGTCAGATTCCGCACCGTCAGCGGGGGACTCCGTGATTTCTACGCGACCACCCATGGTATCAGAGACGGATGCGGCTGTGGGGCCCCTATTGGAACCGGGCACGCCCAAAGTCAGTCCGGATGGATGGCACTCGCTGCTGCTGGAGAAACCTGAGCTGGTGAGCTTGTTTAAGATCAGCCATATCGGCGAAGGTTGGTATGATATCGGCAGTGGTTTTGCCCCACTGGTCAAGGAAGAGCATGCCGCTTTGCGTCTCAAGGCGCGAATCATGCACCCTTTGGCAGGTCGCATCATTCTTTTTTCACGCTGGAATGAAGATCATCCCCACAAGCTTACTTTGTACCCTCATCCCTCGGGAAAGAAATTGCCCCAGCAGTATCGGAACGAACCCACCACGGCACTTCTGGACCGAGCCTGGTATGGTTATCAGGTGAATTGTGCGACTCGGTTCGGGTCAGATCTTTTGTTCGAAGGGTGGGTTAACACCACCCAGCGCATCAATGGCAAGATTTCACCGAAAGGTTTTATGCCTAGCGCCATGATCACTTTGGGCCCCAGTGGCAAAATGGAATACGAAATCGAGCTTCAGAGTTTCAGTGATCAGTTGCGTGTTCTCATCGATGGAAAGCTGATCCAGGCCGTCTCAGGGGTGACCTTACCGCACGGTTGGCTGGCGATAAACACCCAAGGGGGGAATGAGATTAAGTATTTGGAATGGCGCCCCTTGACGCCGCAGGGGCAGCCTCGATAA
- a CDS encoding RNA polymerase sigma factor, which translates to MPLASLTDGRFPTTSWTLLDQLRDDDIQISHRALNLLYCQYQSPLYCLIRKKGLSHHDAEDTLQDFFAKLLRLESLKETHQDKGRLRTFLATSLSRFLINRHHKVKRQESLEVSIHLDPHLERHYEKYASHASETPEMIFDREWLNRLLQAVLSRLEERYEMNGRKALFQTLRPVLLSGGSLRHHDTQSLANFLGMTEPALRNALLRMLKSYRSVLEDEVRQTVNTDEEMKEEIKHLLRSLPSSKD; encoded by the coding sequence ATGCCGCTCGCTTCACTCACTGATGGCCGATTTCCAACAACTTCTTGGACCTTGTTGGATCAACTGCGTGATGATGACATTCAGATCAGTCATCGGGCGTTGAATCTTTTATACTGTCAGTATCAGTCGCCGTTGTATTGCCTTATCCGGAAAAAGGGCCTCAGTCATCACGATGCAGAGGATACCCTTCAGGATTTTTTCGCCAAGCTCCTGAGGCTGGAATCTTTGAAAGAGACCCACCAGGATAAGGGCCGCCTACGGACCTTTTTGGCCACCTCGCTCTCACGATTTTTGATCAATCGCCATCACAAAGTGAAGCGTCAAGAGTCCCTGGAGGTATCCATCCATCTCGATCCCCATCTAGAAAGGCATTACGAAAAGTATGCCAGCCACGCGAGCGAAACACCGGAGATGATCTTTGACCGAGAGTGGCTTAATCGCTTGCTGCAGGCGGTGCTGTCCCGGCTGGAGGAGCGTTATGAAATGAACGGCCGTAAGGCTCTTTTTCAGACACTTCGTCCAGTGCTACTGTCAGGCGGTAGCCTGCGCCATCATGATACCCAGAGCCTTGCAAACTTTCTCGGAATGACGGAACCTGCACTCCGAAATGCCTTACTCAGAATGCTAAAGTCCTACCGATCTGTGCTGGAAGATGAAGTGCGGCAGACGGTGAATACGGACGAAGAAATGAAGGAGGAGATCAAACACCTGCTCCGCTCGCTCCCGTCTTCGAAAGATTAA
- a CDS encoding DNA topoisomerase IV subunit B has product MSSPAHNYTEDSIKSLDWREHIRLRPGMYIGKLGDGSQPEDGIYVLLKEVVDNCIDEHVMGYGKLIEVEITEDHQVTIRDYGRGIPLGKLMECCAQINTGAKYDSEVFKRSVGLNGVGIKAVNALSTHFKIQAYRAGQTRAMEFSQGLVRKDMKTPQATEEADGTRIIFRPDPENFTAHVHFKLEYVREMLRFYSWLNPGLTLKLNGESFKSKEGLRDLIAAKLTEGPQYPVIHLEGTDVEVAFTHGTGYGEEFYTFVNGQHTTQGGTHMAAFREAIVQECREFYKKQFEPSDVRTGIIAAVSVKVQEPIFESQTKTKLGSTHMEPNGRNLRSHVINTVVKELDNYLHKKPDIAKALQEKILSNEKERKEISGIQKAARDSAKKAKIHNKKLRDCRIHLDSKDKLREESTLFITEGDSASGSITSSRDVNTQGVFSLRGKPLNCFGLSRKIVYENEEFYLLANALQIDENIEDLRYNKIVLATDADVDGMHIRLLMITFFLQFFPEIVRAGHLFILQTPLFRVRNKKETFYCYSDEERQRAIHKCGKAAEITRFKGLGEISSHEFKHFIGPQIRLEPVMMPEHKSIKELLTFYMGKNTPDRQMYIVDNLRVEKELDFKDEEALPAAA; this is encoded by the coding sequence ATGTCCTCTCCTGCCCACAACTACACTGAAGACAGCATCAAATCGCTCGACTGGCGCGAGCACATTCGCCTGCGTCCCGGCATGTACATTGGCAAGCTGGGCGATGGCTCCCAGCCTGAAGACGGCATCTACGTCCTGCTCAAAGAAGTGGTGGATAACTGCATTGACGAGCACGTCATGGGCTACGGCAAACTCATCGAAGTGGAGATCACCGAAGATCACCAAGTCACCATCCGCGACTACGGACGCGGCATTCCCCTGGGGAAGCTCATGGAGTGCTGCGCCCAGATCAATACCGGGGCTAAGTACGATAGCGAAGTCTTCAAACGCTCCGTCGGCCTCAACGGCGTCGGTATCAAAGCTGTCAATGCCCTGAGCACCCATTTTAAAATCCAAGCCTATCGTGCGGGGCAGACCCGTGCCATGGAATTCAGCCAGGGCCTCGTCCGCAAGGACATGAAAACACCCCAGGCCACGGAAGAGGCCGATGGCACGCGCATCATCTTCCGGCCCGATCCGGAAAACTTCACCGCGCACGTGCATTTCAAGCTGGAGTACGTCCGCGAAATGCTGCGCTTTTATTCCTGGCTGAATCCCGGGCTGACGCTGAAACTCAATGGCGAAAGCTTTAAGTCCAAGGAAGGCCTGCGCGACCTCATCGCCGCGAAACTGACCGAAGGGCCCCAGTACCCCGTCATCCACCTGGAAGGCACCGATGTGGAAGTGGCCTTCACGCACGGCACCGGCTACGGCGAAGAATTTTACACCTTCGTCAATGGTCAGCACACCACCCAGGGTGGCACCCACATGGCCGCCTTCCGCGAAGCCATCGTCCAGGAATGCCGCGAGTTTTATAAAAAGCAGTTCGAGCCCAGTGACGTGCGCACCGGCATCATCGCCGCCGTCTCTGTGAAGGTCCAGGAGCCCATCTTCGAAAGCCAGACCAAGACGAAGCTCGGCTCCACCCACATGGAGCCCAATGGCCGGAACCTGCGCAGCCACGTCATCAACACCGTGGTGAAGGAACTGGACAACTACCTGCATAAAAAGCCTGACATCGCCAAGGCCCTGCAAGAAAAAATCCTCTCCAATGAGAAGGAGCGCAAAGAAATCTCCGGCATCCAAAAAGCCGCCCGCGACAGCGCCAAGAAGGCTAAAATTCATAACAAAAAGCTGCGCGACTGCCGCATCCACCTCGACTCCAAAGACAAGCTGCGGGAGGAAAGCACCCTGTTTATTACTGAGGGTGACAGCGCCTCCGGCTCCATCACCAGCAGCCGCGACGTGAATACGCAGGGCGTCTTCTCCCTGCGTGGAAAACCGCTGAACTGCTTCGGCCTCAGCCGCAAGATCGTCTATGAGAACGAGGAGTTCTACCTCCTGGCGAATGCCCTCCAGATTGACGAAAACATCGAAGACCTGCGCTACAACAAGATCGTCCTAGCGACCGATGCGGATGTGGACGGCATGCACATCCGCCTACTGATGATCACCTTCTTCCTCCAGTTCTTCCCAGAGATCGTCCGCGCCGGTCACCTCTTCATCCTCCAGACCCCCCTCTTCCGCGTGCGTAACAAAAAGGAGACCTTCTACTGCTACAGCGACGAAGAACGCCAGCGCGCCATCCACAAATGCGGCAAGGCAGCGGAAATCACCCGATTCAAAGGTCTCGGTGAAATTTCCTCGCACGAGTTCAAGCACTTCATTGGCCCCCAGATCCGTCTGGAACCCGTTATGATGCCTGAGCACAAAAGCATCAAAGAACTGCTCACCTTCTACATGGGGAAAAACACCCCAGATCGCCAGATGTACATCGTGGATAACCTGCGTGTGGAGAAGGAACTGGACTTCAAAGACGAGGAAGCCCTACCCGCCGCCGCGTGA